The proteins below are encoded in one region of Bremerella sp. P1:
- a CDS encoding DJ-1/PfpI family protein: MAAKKILMLVGDFVEDYEVMVPFQMLLMVGHEVSAVCPDKKAGDTVATAIHDFEGHQTYSEKPGHNFSLNATFDEIDAASFDALVIPGGRAPEYLRLNDKVLDIVRHFAENDKPIAAICHGPQILAAAGVLKGKTVCPYPACGPEVVIGGGETIPPSSTFDNAHVDGKLVTGPAWPAHPAWIRSFLEVLGTKIEP; encoded by the coding sequence ATGGCAGCCAAGAAGATTCTGATGCTCGTGGGCGATTTCGTGGAAGACTACGAAGTCATGGTTCCCTTTCAAATGCTGCTGATGGTCGGGCACGAAGTTTCCGCCGTCTGCCCTGACAAGAAGGCCGGCGATACCGTCGCCACGGCGATTCACGACTTCGAGGGGCATCAGACCTACAGCGAAAAGCCAGGGCACAATTTCAGTCTGAACGCGACGTTCGACGAGATCGATGCCGCTTCGTTCGATGCCTTGGTCATCCCCGGCGGGCGCGCACCGGAGTACCTGCGTCTCAACGACAAAGTCCTCGACATCGTGCGACACTTCGCCGAGAACGACAAGCCGATCGCTGCGATCTGCCACGGTCCTCAAATCCTGGCCGCCGCTGGCGTGCTGAAAGGGAAGACCGTTTGTCCTTATCCCGCTTGCGGCCCGGAAGTGGTCATCGGCGGTGGCGAGACCATCCCGCCCAGCAGCACGTTCGACAATGCTCACGTCGACGGTAAACTGGTCACCGGCCCTGCCTGGCCCGCCCATCCCGCATGGATCCGTTCGTTCCTGGAAGTCCTGGGTACCAAGATCGAGCCATAA
- a CDS encoding 3-oxoacyl-ACP synthase III: protein MKYQNVCIEGLGYCLPDEIVTSAEVEQRLAPLYQRLRLPEGRLELMTGISQRRFFPDVVQPGDVSIHSARNVMAATGIDPSDVGALIHGSVCRDFLEPATACRVHHALGLPQDCVVYDVSNACLGILNGAIQIANMIELGQIKAGIVVGTESGRHLVDNTIETLNNSENLSRNDIKLAVASLTIGSASCAMLLCHKELSRTGNQMIAASARAHTQHHDLCHSIAGKNETGVGNPLMQTDSEKLMAEGIATGAATFADFQAETGWSPDQIDRSICHQVGLTHRKLVLEKLGLPIENDFATVQWLGNTGAAALPTTLALAAQTQFIEAGQNVALLGIGSGINCVMIGAQWQTTMVSGTGDMPVGMERSGALSAG, encoded by the coding sequence ATGAAATATCAGAATGTCTGCATCGAAGGGCTGGGCTACTGCCTGCCGGATGAAATTGTTACTTCGGCTGAAGTTGAGCAGCGATTGGCGCCCTTGTACCAGCGTTTACGGCTTCCAGAAGGGCGTTTGGAGCTGATGACCGGGATTTCGCAGCGGCGATTTTTTCCCGATGTGGTCCAGCCTGGGGATGTCAGTATCCACTCGGCTCGCAACGTAATGGCCGCCACGGGGATCGATCCTTCGGACGTCGGTGCCCTGATCCATGGTTCGGTCTGTCGCGATTTCCTCGAGCCAGCCACCGCTTGCCGCGTGCATCACGCGCTGGGCTTGCCACAAGACTGTGTGGTTTACGACGTGAGCAATGCCTGCCTGGGCATTTTGAACGGGGCGATTCAGATCGCCAACATGATTGAGCTGGGCCAGATCAAAGCCGGCATCGTTGTCGGAACCGAGAGTGGCCGGCACCTGGTCGACAACACGATCGAAACGCTGAACAACAGCGAGAACCTCAGCCGCAATGACATCAAGCTGGCCGTCGCTTCGCTGACGATTGGTTCGGCCAGCTGCGCGATGCTGCTGTGCCATAAAGAGCTAAGCCGCACCGGCAACCAGATGATTGCCGCCAGCGCTCGGGCACACACGCAGCACCACGACCTGTGCCACAGCATCGCCGGCAAGAATGAAACAGGCGTCGGCAATCCGTTGATGCAGACCGACTCCGAGAAGCTGATGGCCGAAGGGATCGCCACCGGCGCGGCGACCTTTGCTGACTTCCAAGCCGAGACTGGCTGGTCACCCGATCAAATCGATCGCTCGATCTGTCATCAGGTCGGCCTGACGCACCGCAAGCTGGTCTTGGAAAAGCTCGGCTTGCCGATCGAAAACGACTTCGCCACGGTGCAGTGGCTAGGTAATACCGGTGCAGCCGCTTTGCCAACGACGCTCGCCTTGGCGGCTCAAACCCAGTTCATCGAAGCTGGTCAGAACGTTGCTCTGCTGGGAATCGGCAGCGGCATTAACTGCGTGATGATCGGTGCCCAGTGGCAAACGACGATGGTCAGCGGTACGGGCGACATGCCAGTTGGCATGGAACGCAGCGGGGCGCTTTCAGCTGGCTAG
- a CDS encoding acyl carrier protein, with product MQDREVFEWLRDKISQTRRIRPENVQMDSSLAEDLVPDSFELIELVCAIEKEFGFPVDYDDFADIQSVGDVVKFIQHHSAAR from the coding sequence GTGCAAGATCGTGAAGTGTTCGAATGGTTGCGAGACAAGATTTCACAGACTCGCCGCATTCGTCCTGAGAACGTTCAAATGGATAGCTCGCTCGCGGAAGACCTTGTGCCAGACTCGTTCGAGTTAATCGAACTCGTCTGTGCCATCGAGAAAGAGTTTGGCTTTCCGGTCGACTACGATGACTTCGCCGACATTCAGTCGGTAGGCGACGTCGTGAAGTTCATCCAGCATCACAGCGCAGCACGTTAA